A window of Cydia pomonella isolate Wapato2018A chromosome 25, ilCydPomo1, whole genome shotgun sequence genomic DNA:
TCCTCTTAAGgtttttttatggttttatgAAAATTCAATGGGTAACAAAACTTCAATTTTtcaataagtataaaatactgaatataaatattattgtagaAGTCAATCATGTTTGCCTTTCTATTTAGggaatctaaaaatatatataatataataataattcagcctatatacgccccactgctgggcacaggcctcttctcatgcacgagagggcttgggctccCCACGCTAGAGCAATGTGCATTggggacttaaaaaaaaagaatttcatATTGAATCCGAGAGGCGAGCAGGGAGGGTGGGGGCCAAAGaggccatttattttataagtataggcTTAggtcatacttttttttaatttttatttttttgtaacatatGGACCCTGTGTAACAgtgttgtctgaaataaatgatttttattttattttatttatttatattgaataaatgaaattcTATAAAATTGTGTCATATTAATTAGAGATACTAACAGTGATTATTCGGGTATTTAATCTCATAAATTCTTAATAAACATAAGGtcattcaaacaaaataaattatatgcaACATACACACGataccaaataaataataattgtacactcaaaaacaatatacagCTTAAATCCGAGGGATTGGAAagataattatgaaaataattttcgtaataattataatttgataattatcgATCTGATGATAAATAACAACCTTGATTTTCGTATTTTCctgataaataaaaattttcattaatatgattaaaaatgcATTCCATTAGTCGTTCATACCATTTATTAATGATAATGCAGTTGTTagaaatgattatgattattttgtgatttaatttcataattatcatcattattgtaaaaatcatataaaatgaaatatagtatatacttgtaaaaataatatgaaatgatGCAACGTGTGTAGACACACTAGCCCCGTCACATCTCCACCGAACTTCCATGAGGGTAGCGACAGCGGCAGAGGCGGCGGAGAACGCCAAGGTAGGAAAATACAGGGGTATCGGCAccgagtacaattttattccattcggtgtcgagacccttagtccgtggggccctggcgctctgagtctcttcaaagatctgtctaagagactcagagacgccacaggagatcaaagagctggcagcttcctcgcccaacgcatcagtctaacgatccagcgaggaaatgctgccagcgtcttcggtactatgccgcaggggccatttttagatttattttagttttattttagatttaatttagtaatattgtagttttaatttatattgtgtttttataatgaataaaatatccTTTGGGATAAAgagaacaaaaataaataaaaccttatCCTAAGGAAAATCTCGAAATAAACAGAATATGTATATGAAATGATATATTGTATATacttatatgtgacgttatctgtGAAaggggaccttattgtcgatggcgcttacgccgttaTTAACgatactccgatacaaatacaatgcCGTGCGGCGTAAACGCCATCGACAacaaggtcccttttcatagataatgccacatatgtTGTTATTCATTTAGACATTTGTGTGAAGGGGGCAAAATTTAGCAAAGGTTTgctaagtttaataaaatacgGGGGATACTCTATATCTTACTGACACAAAGTAAAAAGAGCTAGCGTATTGTGAAGTCCGTCAGGTCAGCTAGAGCTGCACGCGCACGATGGGCGCGCGCGCGTCCTGGCCGTGCACGCGGCGCGCGTGCGCGCGCACCTTGTTGGGCTTCTCGAAGCGGTGCGCGCACACGGGGCACAGGTAGCCGTAGCGCTTGCCCGTGTGCGCGTTGTGCTTGTGGATCTGCAGGAACTTGCGGGATTTCAGCCGCTTAGGGCACATGTCGCACTACCCGGGAAAACGTTTTTCAGATTAAACCCAAGCAGCAAGGTTTGGAAAGATAATTGTTTTAACATTTTCATGTTAAGGTAAGTGTTATAGTTTATATTGATAATTAACACGCTAATTACCTCTATAGTTTGGTAATCATCAAGGTCATTGTATGAAGCCAATTACATAGGTCAACTCAAAATACCCAAATAGAAAACAAAAAGGCTtctcacatatattttttaaaactatatttccacaGACAATGTTTCGCCGGAAAACATTTactgactttttaaatttacttatttatactttaaaaaacgtcggcgtgggctaaggacgatttatgcatattttataaaaacattttcatttcatacaaagtgtagattttttaataagtattttttttatatatatatataacgataggcaggcgtttgaccacgatcacacctgatggtaagtaatgatgcggtctacggtggagcacgcttacctatgagatacctatttaccctagccttgaagagattcagatttaaaaagaaagtcaATCATTTTAGGCCACCTCTTTGTTTTactgcaaaacttatctagtgctaatgacctatttatttatgaagttcctgttagtttttttttaaattaattatgacTTAACAAATATTGCGATACAAATTACCGATATCATTGGAAAACGTAatgtttttaacacaaaatattgTCGATTTATTCAATTAAACGGTGTAAGATAATTGTCACATGAAATATTTGGACTTTTGTTAATgaaaagtatgtatttttaatttttttaaacgaccTACATGTATACCGGCAACGCTCACTAAGGTCCAAAGTTAAATTCACTCCCACCTTATTTCTACTAAATGCGATTCTGTGGGCAAAGCTATGTAAATAAGgcaaatttgtaaattttaatgacgtcgcttttataattttcaaataagAGATTTTCAATTCgttttagtcattattttttCTGAGAAAATTACCCGATTTTTAGAAGATATCTGGAccaaatttggaaaaaaataaatatttttcctttttttacacGCACCTTTGTCTTCGTTGTCTAGACCCCAGAGAAATAGTGAAGCTTCTTCCACTTTTaggaaataaataacacaaaaacattGACAACTATTCATGTTGAATCttcatgaaaaaataattttatgtagTCAGAAttaatcaaacttctaagcaaAGTAAATGggtttacaaatattacaaatttcacaaacaatttatattacaagggagaatcaactttttagcgtcactcgttgccatggttacgattagttatccaggggacaaaagttcattaaaatactgattttatggtacttaaatgtatcaaacttgcgtttttgtggtcgttataacaaatgtccataatgggccccctactaagcatgataatagaacggcatacaacgtctcttcaaacaaactgtgccactgttgtcccttggacaacgggacaggataacaaaacaaaaaaagttgattcacccacaaATTTCAGTGGTCGCAGGTGTATGGGACAACAGGCTCCTGGCCCCTATACTGCTGTTCAGCGTTGGAgatgatggagaccgaatcAAAGCAGAGAATTACAATAGTTGCATTTAATGTTAACAGAAGGCTAGTTGAAAAAAGTGATTTAATCTATACACATGTAGAAGCTTATATAGTCGCGTACAGCGCCACACTATGGATTGTTTATGAACTATTGCATACATTGATATGGCTAAGCTTAGAGAGCAAGTACACAAGGTTTCGGTAGATGTCACCTTAAAGAGgttaattaggtacatttcaTAGGTGGTGCCACCTACCGACGATAGAGAGActtaatctatctagattaggtaagtaggtatttaggtatgcTAATACCTAAACTTGTTAAGATAGGTCTTAACAACTGCTCACCTGGAAGTTCTTCTCCGGCAGGTGTATGGCGATGTGCTGGACCAGGTTGGAGCGGCGATGGAAGGAGGCCCCGCAGTGGTCGCAGGTGTATGGGACAACAGGCTCCTGGCCCCTATACTGCTCACCTGGAAGTTCTTCTCAGGCAGGTGTATTGCAATGTGCTGGACCAGGTTGGAGCGGCGATGGAAAGAGGCCCCGCAGTGGTCGCAGGTGTACGGGACAACATGCTCCTAGCCTCTATACTGCTCACCTGGAAGTTCTTCTCAGGCAGGTGTATTGCGATGTGCTGGACCAGGTTGGAGCGGCGATGGAAGGAGGCCCCGCAGTGGTCGCAGGTGTATGGGACAACAGGCTCCTGGCCCCTATACTGCTCACCTGGAAGTTCTTCTCCGGCAGGTGTATTGCGATGTGCTGGACCAGGTTGGAGCGACGATGGAAGAATGCCCCGCAGTGGTCGCAGGTGTATGGGACAACAGGCTCCTGGCCCCTATACTACTCACCTGGAAGTTCTTCTCAGGCAGGTGTATTGCGATGTGCTGGACCAGGTTGGAGCGGCGATGGAAGAAGGCCCCGCAGTGGTCGCAGGTGTATGGGACAACAGGCTCCTGGCCCCTATACTGCTCACCTGGAAGTTCTTTTCAGGCAGGTGTATGGCGATGTGCTGGACCAGGTTGGAGCGGCGGTGGAAGGAGGCCCCGCAGTGGTCGCAGATGTATGGGCGCTCCCCCGTGTGCCGCCGCTCGTGGATCTGACAACAAATACACAATATAAAGCCTCATATGTTAGCCAAAGATAATATTACAATAGGTTAGGTTAAATAGCCAACCGCAATAGAAATCGTCAAATCATAGAACAAAGgtatggcgccactttttgatatttaacaaatttaacacatgtcTGTGAAAGACTAAGGATCAaggtcaaatggcgttctaaaaattttaatcaagtaacgaaaaagcggccaagtgcgagtcggactcgcccatgaagggttccgtaccatttatgacgtattaaaaaaaaactacttactagatctcgttcaaaccaattttcggagGAAGTTTGCATGaatacaccttaatatatgggcaataaggtcgtgtatacatttttgggactttgttcgtatattttcagacgtgactgtacatcatatattttttttagttttatcattctcttattttagaagttacaaggggggggggggggacacattttaccactttggaagtgtctctcgcgcaaaatattcagtttagaaaaaaaattatattagaaacctcaatatcatttttgaagacctatccatagatacctcacaCATATggatttgataaaaaaaaaattttgagtttcagtatAGGGAAccaccaaaaaaatttttttttctatttgtgtgtgaaaatcttaatgcggttcacagaatacatctacttaccaagtttgaacagtacctatagtttttatagtttcggaaaccGTGAGCGTGAggacatcgtgaggaaaccggactaatcccaacaaggcctagtttaccctctgggttggaaggtcagatggcagtcgctttcgtaaaaactagtgcctacgccaaatcttgggattagttgtcaagcggaccctaggctcccatgagccgaggcaaaatgccgggacaacgcgaggaagggagttcttatagtttcggaaaaaagtggctgtgacatacggacggacagacatgacgaatccttaacggttccgttttttgccaagtaaatttattgtgtctacaaaatttactttgacaatcactctatttcaaattctctttggttttaGGAAGCTCAAAGAGCCCCAGAGAACTTGATATCAGGCGTCTCtccaagttttaatttttgtgtcaCTTGAAGAGCCGCAATTGTACAACCAAAGAGCCGGCCGCGCCTCGCGAGCCTCGGTGAAGAGCCGGACTTACCGTGAGCGCCTCCTTGGTGGCGGAGCTGTACTCGCAGTAGGCGCACTTGTGTATCCGCCCGAGCCCGTGCCGGGCGCGCTTGTGTTCCTGCAACTGGTTGTTGTTGCGACACCGTTTGCCACACGCCTGGAACAttcataagaataaaaaaaaataaaaaacaataactacacacacatacacacacgcgcacacacacacacacacacacacaaacacacacacacacacaaacttTTTCATGTATGTACAGCTACTTTCATATTTaagttagttatatttataatacaataaaataagtctTCAAATTGATTACTTAATTTATaagcatattaaatatttagaaattatatttttagactTTTAGGTTTTCATAtgttgtataaataatttacttgttgttttgttgttaacgtagggaagagcggtgcctcccaacacaggcaattctttgcttaccgggcggctccatcccctAAATCATGGCCATGTgttttttaaggaaataaagaattttgtatttgtatttgtatttgtataactgggcgaatcaacttttaatttttttttttcacttatttttcaaaggcacatatacataatcaattttaaagttactcgccaaactgcttatgcggCAACtgctcatcaataagtagtcatgaattggaacaagtataaatttaaaaaaattagaaaagtgaaaagcactagttcgcgaaaactaactttccgcacgctagacagctacgtaaagtagcacttatCGAGTAactgcattaaaaaataatttttaacaagcaaaaACGACTGCGAAcaatgctattaagcttagaataaattaaaaagtggaaaaattactgcctaaTATTGCTTTAGTATGGGTACACTAACTAACTGTAACTGGTAAATTTTCCAACATGATTTGGAACACCGGTAGCCGATTAAGAAGTGTAACGcccttacggtagatgtcgctagggttggaaaatttgctggctatggatgaggtcttggtggctcaaatggcagagcgctggagtatcgatccaggggccgtgagttcaagtctcacccgaGGCAgtcatttttccacttttttttttgtagttggtTTAGAACTCCTTTTTGCAAGTAGGACACTTGTAGGACGATAGGACGCCGCGTTGGGGACGGACACTTGTTCACATATGCTAGTGCTTACCTCACACACACAGTAATTAGTGTGGATTCTCATGTGTGCCTTATACGTGGCTTTCATACGGAACTCCTTGGCGCAAGTAGGACACTTGTAGGACGCCGAGTTTGGGATGGACACTCGTTTACATATGCTATTACTtcccacacacacacaataaataaataaataaatattatagaacattattacacaaattgactaagtcccacacccacagtaagctcaataaagcttgtgttaagggtacttagacaacgatatatataatatataaatatttataaatacttaaatacatagaaaacacccatgactcaggaacaaatatccatgctcatcacacgaataaatgcccttaccaggatttgaacccgggaccatcggcttcgtaggcagggtcactacccactaggccaaactggtcgtcaaaacacacacacacaatagtTGGTGTGGAATCTCATGTGTGCCTTATACGTGGCTTTCATACGGAACTCCTTGGCGCAAGTAGGACACTTATAGGACGCCGTGTTGGGGATGGACACTCGTTTACATATGCTATTACTTCCCACACACACAAAGTAGTTGGTGTGGATTCTCATGTGTGCCTTATACGTGGCTTTCATACGGAACTCCTTGGTGCAAGTAGGACACTTGTAGGCCGCCGCGTTGGGGATAGACACTCGTTTACATATGCTAGTGCTTACCTCACACACACAGTAGTTGGTGTGGAATCTCATGTGTGTCTTATACGTAGCTTTCATACGGAACTCCTTGGCGCAAGTAGGACACTTGTAGGCCGCCGCGTTGGGGATAGATACTCGTTTACATATGCTAGTGCTTACCTCACACACACAGTAGTTGGTGTGGAATCTCATATGTGCCTTATACGTGGCTTTCATACGGAACTCCTTGGCGCAAGTAGGACACTTGTAGGACGCCGCGTTTGGGATGGACACTCGTTTACGAACGGCTGGCTTTTTTAATAGCTGgggaacaaaaaaacatttaaaggaCCATTTTACCAGTACTTAAAATAGCATAGCAGTCAATTTAATTCAATCTTTGGATAATATGGCTCTATTGATACTCTCGATGATTTAGCGAACAACATGGTTTCGAaatattagtttagtttataaataaatctcaGCCAGTGtacagaataaaatataaattatatttatagcgTCTAGGACTAGGAGTTTGCGAAGGGTCATGTACGTGGTGCCCaacggcacgcaacacagtaCATCCCGTTTTCGTGGCAGCTTCCGATATGCTGCAACGAAGTGTGGGAACAATTTACCGCCACCTTAAAAAGTATTTGCTCCCAACCCAACAAGTTTTATGACGAAGCGGACAtagtcaaaaaagaaaaatttataAACTCTCTCTCTTTCTTTCTTACACATGTTCTGTCTTGTTCTGTTGCTATTCTGttctgttttagtttttaattttgagtGCCCTGAAAACCAGTGCCATGTCTAAGAGACACGGCTTATACTGAGTGAAATCCTATTTGGTGTATGTGTCATTATTTACTTAGTTGTTcaaatgtatatgtttatattcATAATTGCTTACTACCTGCTTTATTTTAGGTTTCTCCTCCACCTCCGGGTAGTCCACCAGTGGAACCTCCGGATAATCGTCATCATTCTGAAAACCATCATATGAACAATCAAAGTCTAATTCctctttttcgattttttgctTGATCTTTTGTACTTTTGGGCTTTTTATTTTCACAGTTTTCCGCGTTGCTTTTGATATAGATTTTTTCTTCGGTTTGAGACCTAGGGACATGTTAAGGAGGGACTTCTCAGCCTTCCTGCTCTGTTTTCGGAATTGTAACGCATTGTTCATTTTCTCTATACAGCTTGTGCACATCTTTTGTGAGAGGCCATCATCTTGCATTATCTGAAAgagaaatattgttatttcaAAATGCTTATCAGGATCAcaatatgttgttgttgttttactagtagtagtaaaacactttattgtacaaaaagaaacataaaacaggaaaaaacataTCATTTGTACAAAAGCGAACTAATCCCTTTCAGGGTTCTCTTCGAGTgaaacctttgagcaattgaggaagagTTGCGAGAACAGTAGACATCAAAATTGTACTAAACagcataaaaatttaatatttaatttcctaaaagatagGTAAACCTATAATTTACACTACAATATAtatgaaattaaacaaatatgtaaacagtcatatatagttataaacttataataataCATTCTATAGTATACGGTGTAGGTGTTGCCTATAGCAGGAGcaatgggtctctattgtttcccataaagttttaagtcataatgtattgtttgtccgcattttcgttagtcataatttggtttttctcagaaacgcgtaacttttcaggattgccataaaacaaacctaacctaacctaacctatctataggataatctaaggaaattcctgaaaagttaacggtttcagagttatgactaatgataatatgactatcattacattatgactttcaataattatgtcaaacaaagggatccgaggagcaataaattaaacggTACATTGACgacaatattaattttatatcaaaaataagATTTCAAAAAATTCgacatacaaaaataagaaatattataaaagcAAAAGACGCTTTAATCCAAGCTTTAACTTTaaaatggaagtgggcaggcCAAGTGTCACACTTTCAAATCAATAGATGGACCAAAATTGTAACAACCTGGAATTGCCCTCTAGGAAAAAGAAAGCAGGCCAGACCCTACGCAAGATGGGAAGATGAGATAAGGAAAATATCAGGCCAAAACTGGCTACAAACAGCTCAATCAAGAACAGAATGGTTGtctttggaggaggccttcacctatCAGGGGTTCTTGCAGGAAGAACATTAACATTAAGTATTAGTTAATTAAGTATAAACTGTTAAAATAAGCCAGCAAacgtgggaggaggttacccaagctgcccaggaccggagtcagtggaagaaaatggttcgagccctacaccccagcagggggtaacaggatgaaaagaaagaAGATATAAGAGTCCAATGTCTAAATTGAATGTGTGattgtgtatgtgtgttgtGTGTACGAGGCTAGGTCCCACGGATATATGGAAAATGggaaaatatatgcaaaattaaaaatgcctgAGACTTTGAAGTTTGGAACATTTCAAAGAGCTTGGACTCGATGATTTAAGTAATAATATGAGTAAAACAATACCTCTAAACCTGTGACGAGTCTCAATTCCTCAGTACGTTTCTTCTCTATTCCAGGGCTGTAGAAAATAGCCACGAGCTCCTCAGCGCTCAGGCAGGTCCGGCAGTACATGGACTGCGTGTCCGGCTTCTTTTCGGCTTTAAATGCAGTCTCTTTAGCACGTAAACTACGTCGCTTCATGCTCATTCTATTTAACATCAACAAGGCCaacattttttaagttttacgaCTAGATTTACAATAGAAGCCGCGTTTTAAACAcgtcgatatatataatttattcatagaGAATTGTTTGTGAACGAAATTCTGATAGTTTTATTTGATATTGCAATAATGTTCAAGTTTTTAGCCCACAAACCGCAGTATAAACAACTTTGTCAGccattattttattgacattttctttttttttcattaatgaaATCTAAAGCTGTTCGGGCTACTTTTAAAATcgataaaatttgttttaataatatagcGCCATCTTGCGGCGAGTAGCAAGTTTTGTGCTTTAAACTAAAGTTTAGTTTTCCTTCCATTGCTTGGTGTTTGGGGTGCTCCTCCAGTCTTCGTCCTCTTCTTAATGCTTCCGTGGTTAAAGGAGCCGAAATTTTTCTAGAATTGACTAAggctactactactactggccAAACATGCGGTTATTCGCCGAGCCCCGAGCCGCATATTTTATAcgtttaagaaaaaatatttctttcttgTTTCATAAGCGGCTCGGCACTCCGCGAGTCCCTGCATGTCGGGCCACACCATTAGAAAAGTGCGGCATTCTTTTAAACGCTGCTTAATGCATCTTATCAGCGCAGGTTCGGGCTCGGCTTACTTAtactatgtaggtacagtcaaccaattagaatcctaggccactatagaaccttgtcgttttaactactagatacttgacacgcatcattcaataagcactgtcgtagaagtcattatggcatggttctatagtggcctaggaatcaaattggttgactgctAGGTTTTGTAGGTACATTTGGATTTtacatatttctttatttcagtcACATGCAGAAACTTACAGCTAAGGATGCCAAAATGCTTATGCGGTAGAGACAAATACATACATTGAGAATCAAACACAGTTAAAAAAACTGGTCAAGTGCCAGTTTGTTTTACTCTTACTTGACtcgggttccgtacaaaccttgAATTAACTCATATAACTATaaagaagtacctatactaagtatacttatgtgcagcgccatctatcggctaATTGTCTAACAAATTTGCGCGTTGTAATGCATGTTAGTTTTtggaggataattctctatcatatGAACCGCTTtcaaaaattgtacttttatttgataaaaggtgtctttaatgtaatctcatagcaATTTCCAGTGTAAAACACAATTAttgttggttaaattgcaaactgaattgagaaaagttttttgttaattaaataaaaagttaccaagatagaggtctgattatatttttcgtgcaaaatttatagtaatgttaatattatgtaaaaaatttatgatttttcTTGAGTAAACATCGGAGATAAGGAGCGggaaatagttttttttccaCATTTTACTCCATTTTATTTTCCACTACTAAAAGATCAGCGTACGCTACGTACCAGCGTCAGCTGCctgtctaaaactaaataataatatttttgtacctaatttgtactatttagtacctcctttaaaaaaaatgtacctcacggtactaaGTTATCACCACATTTTCTGGACAGTCCCCGCGGGCCCGGCGACTCCAGCAACCAGACACTTCACTTTTCACAATATTTTTAGGAATTTCTGCCTGAACTTACGATAGGCCGCCGACATATGCACGATCTCAACTCTAGTGCCGATATCGATAGGTAAAGTAATAAAAGTATAAAGAAATCaaattgaaaacatattttattattctggCAACACAAAAGGTCCTTTATAAAAGGagttttacaataaacaacTTGGCAGTTCTACAAATAAAACTTAGTTAAATATCCCCATATTATTATGAGTTCATAGTCAGTAGGAGCGAAATGGAGCTATAAATTGAGatttaactattttattatatttatttatcagtttCGTCTGAGCATCGAacaactggggcccatttctcgaagggtattagactaatataataatattagtccacgaactgtcaattcatgtgggttaccatggcaacgcactaataatattagactaatggCGTTCGAGAAATGGCCCCTGGTAACCAGTATACGTGTAAACTGACAGCAGTTTGAAAAAGTAGTTTTTGATTCAGacatatttgtgtaaaaatgagGTTTAGaatcattaatttaaatgtGATTTTTAATTGATTATAGTATGCTTGTTTAGAACGCCAGGGATGTCACTTGAGCTTtaattgaaaacaataaaaaatttacattatatgaccactaaataaataattacgttTATAGGCTCGAGTCTGTGaagatttagtttttaaatatgagCACTGAACcaaatgatgaatgatgatacTATTCTATTAACTCTCTGTAGGTTCGGTTTTTGGAAACGCATACACAGGAACAACGTGGCTATGTGCTTTCTCAATATGCCTCCTTAACTCATGTATCCGAACGAAACTTGAAGGACATCGAGTACAATGTAGTCTTGGACCTTTCCCGTGCTTTCTTTTCGCATGTT
This region includes:
- the LOC133531759 gene encoding GDNF-inducible zinc finger protein 1-like isoform X2, which produces MLALLMLNRMSMKRRSLRAKETAFKAEKKPDTQSMYCRTCLSAEELVAIFYSPGIEKKRTEELRLVTGLEIMQDDGLSQKMCTSCIEKMNNALQFRKQSRKAEKSLLNMSLGLKPKKKSISKATRKTVKIKSPKVQKIKQKIEKEELDFDCSYDGFQNDDDYPEVPLVDYPEVEEKPKIKQLLKKPAVRKRVSIPNAASYKCPTCAKEFRMKATYKAHMRFHTNYCVCEVSTSICKRVSIPNAAAYKCPTCAKEFRMKATYKTHMRFHTNYCVCEACGKRCRNNNQLQEHKRARHGLGRIHKCAYCEYSSATKEALTIHERRHTGERPYICDHCGASFHRRSNLVQHIAIHLPEKNFQCDMCPKRLKSRKFLQIHKHNAHTGKRYGYLCPVCAHRFEKPNKVRAHARRVHGQDARAPIVRVQL
- the LOC133531759 gene encoding zinc finger protein 267-like isoform X1 gives rise to the protein MLALLMLNRMSMKRRSLRAKETAFKAEKKPDTQSMYCRTCLSAEELVAIFYSPGIEKKRTEELRLVTGLEIMQDDGLSQKMCTSCIEKMNNALQFRKQSRKAEKSLLNMSLGLKPKKKSISKATRKTVKIKSPKVQKIKQKIEKEELDFDCSYDGFQNDDDYPEVPLVDYPEVEEKPKIKQLLKKPAVRKRVSIPNAASYKCPTCAKEFRMKATYKAHMRFHTNYCVCEVSTSICKRVSIPNAAAYKCPTCAKEFRMKATYKTHMRFHTNYCVCEACGKRCRNNNQLQEHKRARHGLGRIHKCAYCEYSSATKEALTIHERRHTGERPYICDHCGASFHRRSNLVQHIAIHLPEKNFQCTLCMKREKSKKLLQVHVFKAHREKRYRYICPVCRDTFTRPGNVRQHLARSHGVPRADQPPIDRFQVHSNVAEEIPQRVLTYL
- the LOC133531759 gene encoding zinc finger protein 551-like isoform X3 is translated as MLALLMLNRMSMKRRSLRAKETAFKAEKKPDTQSMYCRTCLSAEELVAIFYSPGIEKKRTEELRLVTGLEIMQDDGLSQKMCTSCIEKMNNALQFRKQSRKAEKSLLNMSLGLKPKKKSISKATRKTVKIKSPKVQKIKQKIEKEELDFDCSYDGFQNDDDYPEVPLVDYPEVEEKPKIKQLLKKPAVRKRVSIPNAASYKCPTCAKEFRMKATYKAHMRFHTNYCVCEACGKRCRNNNQLQEHKRARHGLGRIHKCAYCEYSSATKEALTIHERRHTGERPYICDHCGASFHRRSNLVQHIAIHLPEKNFQCTLCMKREKSKKLLQVHVFKAHREKRYRYICPVCRDTFTRPGNVRQHLARSHGVPRADQPPIDRFQVHSNVAEEIPQRVLTYL